In Chroicocephalus ridibundus chromosome 12, bChrRid1.1, whole genome shotgun sequence, a single genomic region encodes these proteins:
- the TPX2 gene encoding targeting protein for Xklp2 isoform X3 — MSHPESRYSFDVPNPCINFATLSDDDIHNPDSWFDQKANLENVPPAENLAKVLQNSPAFSKSDIVLSSVTSQGVTMSESHDEVDGEAEGMQTDVVPQNIVGSLETWRAAAPAEASQRGGRRQATKQRKTQQRKQPIRIKAERNANALVNTEEVPPLKKMRISSSREKLTEVSTKREPLENPDLSPGRGKNKLTVPSKPTMLKRTNVSGKLKSTEEQELEKMQQLQREVMELRKRNEESLKAAIAGAGQPVKRAVGQVTKPVDFHFCTESRIKQHVESQPGNEYKELDFAAVLRKHPPSPGRMPKGPTVPKPFNLSQGNKRKLEETTSEYVSLAEQVEAFQKRTPSRYHLRSRKSDEGPVPGKVVKARITNPKTPVLLTKQRFRPATCKTTAELEAEELEKIQQYKFKARELDHKIFEGGPLLPKKPPVKELTQPIGFELEIEKRIQERESKKQQEEEHFEFHSRPCPTKILEDIVGVPEKKALPVTVPKSPVFTLKSRTRASGRDEEKEKEVVPVIKANPMPHYGVPFKPKMPEQRHVEVCPFSFDARDRERQIQKEKKIEEMQKEEVPKFKALPLPYFDHVKLPEKKVKNPTQPEPFNLQVDERGAAKLQSWKQQLKDDLKRQKEAACFKARPNTVVYQEPFVPKKENTLLSESLSGSIVPESFELATEKRAKERQEFEKRLAYIEAMKERHQEQFRQQQEEREKEEVAKLRQELVHKANPIRKYRSVEVKPSDQPLTMPKSPNFSDRFRC; from the exons ATGTCTCACCCAGAATCTCGCTATTCCTTTGATGTCCCAAACCCTTGCATCAACTTTGCGACTCTGAGCGATGATGACATACACAATCCAGACTCGTGGTTTG ACCAAAAAGCCAATCTGGAGAATGTCCCTCCTGCAGAAAATCTGGCAAAGGTCTTGCAGAACAGCCCTGCTTTTTCAAAGTCTGATATTGTTCTGTCTTCTGTCACATCACAAGGAGTAACAATGA GTGAAAGCCATGATGAAGTGGATGGAGAAGCAGAAGGCATGCAGACCGATGTGGTTCCTCAGAATATTGTTGGATCCCTGGAgacctggagagctgctgctcctgcagaagCCTCTCAAAG AGGGGGCAGAAGACAGgctacaaagcagagaaaaacacagcaaCGCAAACAGCCAATTAGAATCAAAGCGGAGAGAAATGCTAATGCCTTGGTTAATACAGAAGAGGTTCCACccctgaaaaaaatgagaat TTCtagcagcagagagaagctgaCAGAAGTATCCACGAAGAGAGAGCCCCTGGAGAATCCTGACCTCTCCCCggggagagggaaaaacaaactGACCGTGCCCTCCAAGCCAACAATGTTAAA GAGGACCAATGTTTCTGGCAAGCTGAAGAGTacagaggagcaggagctggagaagatgcagcagttGCAGCGGGAGGTTATGGAGCTGCGGAAGAGGAACGAGGAGTCTCTGAAAGCAGCTATTGCTGGAGCAG gacaACCCGTGAAGAGAGCTGTCGGTCAAGTAACAAAGCCAGTTGACTTCCACTTCTGCACAGAGAGTAGAATTAAACAACATGTGGAAAGTCAGCCTGGGAATGAGTACAAGGAATTGGATTTTGCAGCGGTACTGAGAAAGCATCCTCCCTCTCCG GGGCGAATGCCGAAGGGACCCACTGTCCCCAAACCTTTCAACCTGTCccagggaaacaaaagaaaactcgAAGAAACCACATCAGAATATGTGTCCCTTGCTGAGCAGGTAGAAGCATTCCAAAAGCGCACACCCTCTCGTTACCATTTGAGGAGCAGGAAGTCTGATGAAG GCCCAGTTCCAGGAAAGGTTGTGAAGGCTCGGATTACAAACCCTAAAACGCCAGTGCTTCTAACAAAGCAGCGCTTCAGACCTGCCACCTGCAAAACTACAGCAGAGTTAGAAGCAGAGGAATTGGAGAAAATTCAACA GTACAAATTCAAAGCACGAGAACTCGATCACAAGATCTTTGAGGGTGGACCACTCCTGCCCAAGAAGCCCCCTGTGAAGGAACTCACGCAACCTATTGGCTTTGAGTTGGAAATAGAAAAAAGGATTCAGGAGCGTGAGAgtaagaagcagcaggaggaagagcacTTTGAATTCCATTCCAGACCATGTCCAACAAAAATCTTGGAGGACATTGTG GGTGTTCCAGAGAAGAAAGCGCTGCCTGTTACAGTCCCCAAGTCCCCAGTCTTCACCTTGAAAAGCAGAACCCGAGCGTCTGGCAGAGATGAAGAAAAG GAAAAAGAGGTGGTCCCTGTGATCAAAGCTAACCCGATGCCACATTATGGAGTGCCCTTCAAACCTAAAATGCCAGAGCAGAGGCATGTGGAAGTTTGCCCCTTCTCTTTCGATGCTCGTGACAGAGAGCGGcaaatacaaaaagagaaaaaaatagaagaaatgcaGAAGGAAGAG GTGCCAAAGTTCAAAGCGCTACCTCTACCTTACTTTGACCACGTTAAGCTGCCAGAAAAGAAGGTCAAAAACCCAACTCAGCCTGAGCCGTTCAATCTGCAGGTTGATGAACGGGGAGCTGccaagctgcagagctggaaacagcAG CTTAAAGACGAcctgaaaaggcagaaagaggcagCATGTTTCAAAGCTCGTCCCAACACGGTGGTGTACCAGGAGCCTTTTGTGCCTAAGAAGGAAAATACGCTGTTATCAG AGAGCCTTTCTGGTTCCATAGTTCCTGAAAGCTTTGAGCTGGCAACAGAAAAAAGAGCTAAAGAGCGGCAAGAATTTGAAAAGCGATTGGCATATATAGAAGCCATGAAGGAGAGGCATCAGGAGCAGTTCAGACAGCAACAAGAGGAGCGTGAAAAGGAAGAAGTTGCTAAGCTAAGACAAGAACTG gTTCACAAGGCAAACCCAATACGCAAATACCGCAGCGTAGAAGTGAAGCCCAGTGATCAGCCACTGACTATGCCGAAGTCTCCCAACTTCTCGGATAGATTCCGGTGCTGA
- the TPX2 gene encoding targeting protein for Xklp2 isoform X2, translating to MSHPESRYSFDVPNPCINFATLSDDDIHNPDSWFDQKANLENVPPAENLAKVLQNSPAFSKSDIVLSSVTSQGVTMSESHDEVDGEAEGMQTDVVPQNIVGSLETWRAAAPAEASQRGGRRQATKQRKTQQRKQPIRIKAERNANALVNTEEVPPLKKMRILRVPGKTRGAIPGPVVSSSSREKLTEVSTKREPLENPDLSPGRGKNKLTVPSKPTMLKRTNVSGKLKSTEEQELEKMQQLQREVMELRKRNEESLKAAIAGAGQPVKRAVGQVTKPVDFHFCTESRIKQHVESQPGNEYKELDFAAVLRKHPPSPGRMPKGPTVPKPFNLSQGNKRKLEETTSEYVSLAEQVEAFQKRTPSRYHLRSRKSDEGPVPGKVVKARITNPKTPVLLTKQRFRPATCKTTAELEAEELEKIQQYKFKARELDHKIFEGGPLLPKKPPVKELTQPIGFELEIEKRIQERESKKQQEEEHFEFHSRPCPTKILEDIVGVPEKKALPVTVPKSPVFTLKSRTRASGRDEEKEKEVVPVIKANPMPHYGVPFKPKMPEQRHVEVCPFSFDARDRERQIQKEKKIEEMQKEEVPKFKALPLPYFDHVKLPEKKVKNPTQPEPFNLQVDERGAAKLQSWKQQLKDDLKRQKEAACFKARPNTVVYQEPFVPKKENTLLSVPESFELATEKRAKERQEFEKRLAYIEAMKERHQEQFRQQQEEREKEEVAKLRQELVHKANPIRKYRSVEVKPSDQPLTMPKSPNFSDRFRC from the exons ATGTCTCACCCAGAATCTCGCTATTCCTTTGATGTCCCAAACCCTTGCATCAACTTTGCGACTCTGAGCGATGATGACATACACAATCCAGACTCGTGGTTTG ACCAAAAAGCCAATCTGGAGAATGTCCCTCCTGCAGAAAATCTGGCAAAGGTCTTGCAGAACAGCCCTGCTTTTTCAAAGTCTGATATTGTTCTGTCTTCTGTCACATCACAAGGAGTAACAATGA GTGAAAGCCATGATGAAGTGGATGGAGAAGCAGAAGGCATGCAGACCGATGTGGTTCCTCAGAATATTGTTGGATCCCTGGAgacctggagagctgctgctcctgcagaagCCTCTCAAAG AGGGGGCAGAAGACAGgctacaaagcagagaaaaacacagcaaCGCAAACAGCCAATTAGAATCAAAGCGGAGAGAAATGCTAATGCCTTGGTTAATACAGAAGAGGTTCCACccctgaaaaaaatgagaat CCTTAGAGTACCAGGGAAAACTAGAGGAGCTATACCTGGGCCTGTGGTGAG TTCtagcagcagagagaagctgaCAGAAGTATCCACGAAGAGAGAGCCCCTGGAGAATCCTGACCTCTCCCCggggagagggaaaaacaaactGACCGTGCCCTCCAAGCCAACAATGTTAAA GAGGACCAATGTTTCTGGCAAGCTGAAGAGTacagaggagcaggagctggagaagatgcagcagttGCAGCGGGAGGTTATGGAGCTGCGGAAGAGGAACGAGGAGTCTCTGAAAGCAGCTATTGCTGGAGCAG gacaACCCGTGAAGAGAGCTGTCGGTCAAGTAACAAAGCCAGTTGACTTCCACTTCTGCACAGAGAGTAGAATTAAACAACATGTGGAAAGTCAGCCTGGGAATGAGTACAAGGAATTGGATTTTGCAGCGGTACTGAGAAAGCATCCTCCCTCTCCG GGGCGAATGCCGAAGGGACCCACTGTCCCCAAACCTTTCAACCTGTCccagggaaacaaaagaaaactcgAAGAAACCACATCAGAATATGTGTCCCTTGCTGAGCAGGTAGAAGCATTCCAAAAGCGCACACCCTCTCGTTACCATTTGAGGAGCAGGAAGTCTGATGAAG GCCCAGTTCCAGGAAAGGTTGTGAAGGCTCGGATTACAAACCCTAAAACGCCAGTGCTTCTAACAAAGCAGCGCTTCAGACCTGCCACCTGCAAAACTACAGCAGAGTTAGAAGCAGAGGAATTGGAGAAAATTCAACA GTACAAATTCAAAGCACGAGAACTCGATCACAAGATCTTTGAGGGTGGACCACTCCTGCCCAAGAAGCCCCCTGTGAAGGAACTCACGCAACCTATTGGCTTTGAGTTGGAAATAGAAAAAAGGATTCAGGAGCGTGAGAgtaagaagcagcaggaggaagagcacTTTGAATTCCATTCCAGACCATGTCCAACAAAAATCTTGGAGGACATTGTG GGTGTTCCAGAGAAGAAAGCGCTGCCTGTTACAGTCCCCAAGTCCCCAGTCTTCACCTTGAAAAGCAGAACCCGAGCGTCTGGCAGAGATGAAGAAAAG GAAAAAGAGGTGGTCCCTGTGATCAAAGCTAACCCGATGCCACATTATGGAGTGCCCTTCAAACCTAAAATGCCAGAGCAGAGGCATGTGGAAGTTTGCCCCTTCTCTTTCGATGCTCGTGACAGAGAGCGGcaaatacaaaaagagaaaaaaatagaagaaatgcaGAAGGAAGAG GTGCCAAAGTTCAAAGCGCTACCTCTACCTTACTTTGACCACGTTAAGCTGCCAGAAAAGAAGGTCAAAAACCCAACTCAGCCTGAGCCGTTCAATCTGCAGGTTGATGAACGGGGAGCTGccaagctgcagagctggaaacagcAG CTTAAAGACGAcctgaaaaggcagaaagaggcagCATGTTTCAAAGCTCGTCCCAACACGGTGGTGTACCAGGAGCCTTTTGTGCCTAAGAAGGAAAATACGCTGTTATCAG TTCCTGAAAGCTTTGAGCTGGCAACAGAAAAAAGAGCTAAAGAGCGGCAAGAATTTGAAAAGCGATTGGCATATATAGAAGCCATGAAGGAGAGGCATCAGGAGCAGTTCAGACAGCAACAAGAGGAGCGTGAAAAGGAAGAAGTTGCTAAGCTAAGACAAGAACTG gTTCACAAGGCAAACCCAATACGCAAATACCGCAGCGTAGAAGTGAAGCCCAGTGATCAGCCACTGACTATGCCGAAGTCTCCCAACTTCTCGGATAGATTCCGGTGCTGA
- the TPX2 gene encoding targeting protein for Xklp2 isoform X4, which yields MSHPESRYSFDVPNPCINFATLSDDDIHNPDSWFDQKANLENVPPAENLAKVLQNSPAFSKSDIVLSSVTSQGVTMSESHDEVDGEAEGMQTDVVPQNIVGSLETWRAAAPAEASQRGGRRQATKQRKTQQRKQPIRIKAERNANALVNTEEVPPLKKMRISSSREKLTEVSTKREPLENPDLSPGRGKNKLTVPSKPTMLKRTNVSGKLKSTEEQELEKMQQLQREVMELRKRNEESLKAAIAGAGQPVKRAVGQVTKPVDFHFCTESRIKQHVESQPGNEYKELDFAAVLRKHPPSPGRMPKGPTVPKPFNLSQGNKRKLEETTSEYVSLAEQVEAFQKRTPSRYHLRSRKSDEGPVPGKVVKARITNPKTPVLLTKQRFRPATCKTTAELEAEELEKIQQYKFKARELDHKIFEGGPLLPKKPPVKELTQPIGFELEIEKRIQERESKKQQEEEHFEFHSRPCPTKILEDIVGVPEKKALPVTVPKSPVFTLKSRTRASGRDEEKEKEVVPVIKANPMPHYGVPFKPKMPEQRHVEVCPFSFDARDRERQIQKEKKIEEMQKEEVPKFKALPLPYFDHVKLPEKKVKNPTQPEPFNLQVDERGAAKLQSWKQQLKDDLKRQKEAACFKARPNTVVYQEPFVPKKENTLLSVPESFELATEKRAKERQEFEKRLAYIEAMKERHQEQFRQQQEEREKEEVAKLRQELVHKANPIRKYRSVEVKPSDQPLTMPKSPNFSDRFRC from the exons ATGTCTCACCCAGAATCTCGCTATTCCTTTGATGTCCCAAACCCTTGCATCAACTTTGCGACTCTGAGCGATGATGACATACACAATCCAGACTCGTGGTTTG ACCAAAAAGCCAATCTGGAGAATGTCCCTCCTGCAGAAAATCTGGCAAAGGTCTTGCAGAACAGCCCTGCTTTTTCAAAGTCTGATATTGTTCTGTCTTCTGTCACATCACAAGGAGTAACAATGA GTGAAAGCCATGATGAAGTGGATGGAGAAGCAGAAGGCATGCAGACCGATGTGGTTCCTCAGAATATTGTTGGATCCCTGGAgacctggagagctgctgctcctgcagaagCCTCTCAAAG AGGGGGCAGAAGACAGgctacaaagcagagaaaaacacagcaaCGCAAACAGCCAATTAGAATCAAAGCGGAGAGAAATGCTAATGCCTTGGTTAATACAGAAGAGGTTCCACccctgaaaaaaatgagaat TTCtagcagcagagagaagctgaCAGAAGTATCCACGAAGAGAGAGCCCCTGGAGAATCCTGACCTCTCCCCggggagagggaaaaacaaactGACCGTGCCCTCCAAGCCAACAATGTTAAA GAGGACCAATGTTTCTGGCAAGCTGAAGAGTacagaggagcaggagctggagaagatgcagcagttGCAGCGGGAGGTTATGGAGCTGCGGAAGAGGAACGAGGAGTCTCTGAAAGCAGCTATTGCTGGAGCAG gacaACCCGTGAAGAGAGCTGTCGGTCAAGTAACAAAGCCAGTTGACTTCCACTTCTGCACAGAGAGTAGAATTAAACAACATGTGGAAAGTCAGCCTGGGAATGAGTACAAGGAATTGGATTTTGCAGCGGTACTGAGAAAGCATCCTCCCTCTCCG GGGCGAATGCCGAAGGGACCCACTGTCCCCAAACCTTTCAACCTGTCccagggaaacaaaagaaaactcgAAGAAACCACATCAGAATATGTGTCCCTTGCTGAGCAGGTAGAAGCATTCCAAAAGCGCACACCCTCTCGTTACCATTTGAGGAGCAGGAAGTCTGATGAAG GCCCAGTTCCAGGAAAGGTTGTGAAGGCTCGGATTACAAACCCTAAAACGCCAGTGCTTCTAACAAAGCAGCGCTTCAGACCTGCCACCTGCAAAACTACAGCAGAGTTAGAAGCAGAGGAATTGGAGAAAATTCAACA GTACAAATTCAAAGCACGAGAACTCGATCACAAGATCTTTGAGGGTGGACCACTCCTGCCCAAGAAGCCCCCTGTGAAGGAACTCACGCAACCTATTGGCTTTGAGTTGGAAATAGAAAAAAGGATTCAGGAGCGTGAGAgtaagaagcagcaggaggaagagcacTTTGAATTCCATTCCAGACCATGTCCAACAAAAATCTTGGAGGACATTGTG GGTGTTCCAGAGAAGAAAGCGCTGCCTGTTACAGTCCCCAAGTCCCCAGTCTTCACCTTGAAAAGCAGAACCCGAGCGTCTGGCAGAGATGAAGAAAAG GAAAAAGAGGTGGTCCCTGTGATCAAAGCTAACCCGATGCCACATTATGGAGTGCCCTTCAAACCTAAAATGCCAGAGCAGAGGCATGTGGAAGTTTGCCCCTTCTCTTTCGATGCTCGTGACAGAGAGCGGcaaatacaaaaagagaaaaaaatagaagaaatgcaGAAGGAAGAG GTGCCAAAGTTCAAAGCGCTACCTCTACCTTACTTTGACCACGTTAAGCTGCCAGAAAAGAAGGTCAAAAACCCAACTCAGCCTGAGCCGTTCAATCTGCAGGTTGATGAACGGGGAGCTGccaagctgcagagctggaaacagcAG CTTAAAGACGAcctgaaaaggcagaaagaggcagCATGTTTCAAAGCTCGTCCCAACACGGTGGTGTACCAGGAGCCTTTTGTGCCTAAGAAGGAAAATACGCTGTTATCAG TTCCTGAAAGCTTTGAGCTGGCAACAGAAAAAAGAGCTAAAGAGCGGCAAGAATTTGAAAAGCGATTGGCATATATAGAAGCCATGAAGGAGAGGCATCAGGAGCAGTTCAGACAGCAACAAGAGGAGCGTGAAAAGGAAGAAGTTGCTAAGCTAAGACAAGAACTG gTTCACAAGGCAAACCCAATACGCAAATACCGCAGCGTAGAAGTGAAGCCCAGTGATCAGCCACTGACTATGCCGAAGTCTCCCAACTTCTCGGATAGATTCCGGTGCTGA
- the TPX2 gene encoding targeting protein for Xklp2 isoform X1: MSHPESRYSFDVPNPCINFATLSDDDIHNPDSWFDQKANLENVPPAENLAKVLQNSPAFSKSDIVLSSVTSQGVTMSESHDEVDGEAEGMQTDVVPQNIVGSLETWRAAAPAEASQRGGRRQATKQRKTQQRKQPIRIKAERNANALVNTEEVPPLKKMRILRVPGKTRGAIPGPVVSSSSREKLTEVSTKREPLENPDLSPGRGKNKLTVPSKPTMLKRTNVSGKLKSTEEQELEKMQQLQREVMELRKRNEESLKAAIAGAGQPVKRAVGQVTKPVDFHFCTESRIKQHVESQPGNEYKELDFAAVLRKHPPSPGRMPKGPTVPKPFNLSQGNKRKLEETTSEYVSLAEQVEAFQKRTPSRYHLRSRKSDEGPVPGKVVKARITNPKTPVLLTKQRFRPATCKTTAELEAEELEKIQQYKFKARELDHKIFEGGPLLPKKPPVKELTQPIGFELEIEKRIQERESKKQQEEEHFEFHSRPCPTKILEDIVGVPEKKALPVTVPKSPVFTLKSRTRASGRDEEKEKEVVPVIKANPMPHYGVPFKPKMPEQRHVEVCPFSFDARDRERQIQKEKKIEEMQKEEVPKFKALPLPYFDHVKLPEKKVKNPTQPEPFNLQVDERGAAKLQSWKQQLKDDLKRQKEAACFKARPNTVVYQEPFVPKKENTLLSESLSGSIVPESFELATEKRAKERQEFEKRLAYIEAMKERHQEQFRQQQEEREKEEVAKLRQELVHKANPIRKYRSVEVKPSDQPLTMPKSPNFSDRFRC, encoded by the exons ATGTCTCACCCAGAATCTCGCTATTCCTTTGATGTCCCAAACCCTTGCATCAACTTTGCGACTCTGAGCGATGATGACATACACAATCCAGACTCGTGGTTTG ACCAAAAAGCCAATCTGGAGAATGTCCCTCCTGCAGAAAATCTGGCAAAGGTCTTGCAGAACAGCCCTGCTTTTTCAAAGTCTGATATTGTTCTGTCTTCTGTCACATCACAAGGAGTAACAATGA GTGAAAGCCATGATGAAGTGGATGGAGAAGCAGAAGGCATGCAGACCGATGTGGTTCCTCAGAATATTGTTGGATCCCTGGAgacctggagagctgctgctcctgcagaagCCTCTCAAAG AGGGGGCAGAAGACAGgctacaaagcagagaaaaacacagcaaCGCAAACAGCCAATTAGAATCAAAGCGGAGAGAAATGCTAATGCCTTGGTTAATACAGAAGAGGTTCCACccctgaaaaaaatgagaat CCTTAGAGTACCAGGGAAAACTAGAGGAGCTATACCTGGGCCTGTGGTGAG TTCtagcagcagagagaagctgaCAGAAGTATCCACGAAGAGAGAGCCCCTGGAGAATCCTGACCTCTCCCCggggagagggaaaaacaaactGACCGTGCCCTCCAAGCCAACAATGTTAAA GAGGACCAATGTTTCTGGCAAGCTGAAGAGTacagaggagcaggagctggagaagatgcagcagttGCAGCGGGAGGTTATGGAGCTGCGGAAGAGGAACGAGGAGTCTCTGAAAGCAGCTATTGCTGGAGCAG gacaACCCGTGAAGAGAGCTGTCGGTCAAGTAACAAAGCCAGTTGACTTCCACTTCTGCACAGAGAGTAGAATTAAACAACATGTGGAAAGTCAGCCTGGGAATGAGTACAAGGAATTGGATTTTGCAGCGGTACTGAGAAAGCATCCTCCCTCTCCG GGGCGAATGCCGAAGGGACCCACTGTCCCCAAACCTTTCAACCTGTCccagggaaacaaaagaaaactcgAAGAAACCACATCAGAATATGTGTCCCTTGCTGAGCAGGTAGAAGCATTCCAAAAGCGCACACCCTCTCGTTACCATTTGAGGAGCAGGAAGTCTGATGAAG GCCCAGTTCCAGGAAAGGTTGTGAAGGCTCGGATTACAAACCCTAAAACGCCAGTGCTTCTAACAAAGCAGCGCTTCAGACCTGCCACCTGCAAAACTACAGCAGAGTTAGAAGCAGAGGAATTGGAGAAAATTCAACA GTACAAATTCAAAGCACGAGAACTCGATCACAAGATCTTTGAGGGTGGACCACTCCTGCCCAAGAAGCCCCCTGTGAAGGAACTCACGCAACCTATTGGCTTTGAGTTGGAAATAGAAAAAAGGATTCAGGAGCGTGAGAgtaagaagcagcaggaggaagagcacTTTGAATTCCATTCCAGACCATGTCCAACAAAAATCTTGGAGGACATTGTG GGTGTTCCAGAGAAGAAAGCGCTGCCTGTTACAGTCCCCAAGTCCCCAGTCTTCACCTTGAAAAGCAGAACCCGAGCGTCTGGCAGAGATGAAGAAAAG GAAAAAGAGGTGGTCCCTGTGATCAAAGCTAACCCGATGCCACATTATGGAGTGCCCTTCAAACCTAAAATGCCAGAGCAGAGGCATGTGGAAGTTTGCCCCTTCTCTTTCGATGCTCGTGACAGAGAGCGGcaaatacaaaaagagaaaaaaatagaagaaatgcaGAAGGAAGAG GTGCCAAAGTTCAAAGCGCTACCTCTACCTTACTTTGACCACGTTAAGCTGCCAGAAAAGAAGGTCAAAAACCCAACTCAGCCTGAGCCGTTCAATCTGCAGGTTGATGAACGGGGAGCTGccaagctgcagagctggaaacagcAG CTTAAAGACGAcctgaaaaggcagaaagaggcagCATGTTTCAAAGCTCGTCCCAACACGGTGGTGTACCAGGAGCCTTTTGTGCCTAAGAAGGAAAATACGCTGTTATCAG AGAGCCTTTCTGGTTCCATAGTTCCTGAAAGCTTTGAGCTGGCAACAGAAAAAAGAGCTAAAGAGCGGCAAGAATTTGAAAAGCGATTGGCATATATAGAAGCCATGAAGGAGAGGCATCAGGAGCAGTTCAGACAGCAACAAGAGGAGCGTGAAAAGGAAGAAGTTGCTAAGCTAAGACAAGAACTG gTTCACAAGGCAAACCCAATACGCAAATACCGCAGCGTAGAAGTGAAGCCCAGTGATCAGCCACTGACTATGCCGAAGTCTCCCAACTTCTCGGATAGATTCCGGTGCTGA